Proteins found in one Acidobacteriota bacterium genomic segment:
- the nadA gene encoding quinolinate synthase NadA, translated as MTSLAEDLRRVKSYDYTEDDFTRFEELHAEIRELKEKQNAVIVAHNYYRPEILKVADFIGDSLELSLMASEVSDADVICFCGVHFMAETAKIVNPSKTVLLPNVLAGCQLADSAPADAVEASIEELREKYPDLAVVSYVNTTAAVKALSDVICTSANAGKIVRALPNENILFTPDRNLAAHVAEEVPEKNIIPWDGFCYVHQQITPEEIGRIRDEDSEIRILVHPECRADVADLADAVLSTSGMVRYAKENDGDRFLVVTECGLSDRLAMEVPDKEFVKGCKVCTFMKVTTLEDVRDSLANLQYRIEVPEEIRIPAERALRRMFDIQERTADEPDPVAREQG; from the coding sequence ATGACGTCACTAGCAGAGGATCTTCGTCGCGTCAAATCGTACGACTACACCGAGGACGACTTCACACGCTTCGAAGAGCTCCACGCCGAGATCCGTGAGCTGAAAGAAAAGCAGAACGCGGTCATCGTCGCGCACAACTACTACCGGCCGGAGATCCTAAAAGTCGCCGACTTCATCGGCGATTCACTCGAGCTGTCGCTGATGGCCTCCGAGGTGTCGGATGCCGACGTCATCTGCTTCTGCGGCGTTCACTTCATGGCGGAGACCGCCAAGATCGTCAATCCTTCGAAGACGGTGCTTCTGCCGAACGTTCTCGCCGGCTGCCAGCTCGCCGACTCGGCTCCCGCCGACGCGGTCGAGGCGAGCATCGAGGAGCTCAGGGAGAAGTATCCCGATCTGGCCGTCGTCTCCTACGTGAACACGACCGCGGCCGTCAAAGCGCTGTCCGACGTCATCTGCACCTCGGCGAATGCGGGAAAGATCGTTCGGGCGCTTCCAAACGAGAACATTCTCTTCACTCCCGACCGGAACCTCGCCGCTCATGTCGCCGAGGAAGTCCCGGAGAAGAACATCATTCCGTGGGACGGATTCTGTTACGTGCACCAGCAGATCACCCCGGAAGAGATCGGCAGGATCCGGGATGAAGATTCGGAGATCCGGATTCTCGTCCACCCCGAATGCAGAGCCGACGTCGCCGATCTCGCCGACGCCGTCCTGTCGACTTCCGGAATGGTCCGTTACGCTAAGGAGAACGATGGCGATCGGTTCCTCGTCGTCACCGAATGCGGGCTTTCGGATCGCCTGGCGATGGAAGTACCGGACAAGGAGTTCGTGAAAGGCTGCAAGGTCTGCACGTTCATGAAGGTCACCACGCTCGAGGATGTTCGCGATTCGCTCGCCAATCTTCAGTATCGGATCGAGGTGCCGGAGGAGATCCGGATCCCGGCTGAGCGCGCTCTCCGGCGGATGTTCGACATCCAGGAGCGGACCGCCGACGAGCCTGACCCGGTGGCGCGCGAACAAGGCTGA
- a CDS encoding FAD-binding protein, which produces MASSPVWNFGRNVAFIPASVEVPVDEAQLVDLLANNRDRPFRVLGSLHSWNRIVETKGLALDLSRFDDVRVESRGDRSVAHAGAGCTIENLLRALDSAGLTLPTIGAVKRQTIAGAIATGTHGSGARSLSSYVTAVRMITLDREGVPSVRVIDSGSGLEAVRCSLGALGVITEVTIEVVPKFSIEESLENAESLDEILSWEEEYPLQQFILMPWAWTWTSFRRRVVERPSGWVKRLFRRGVNALFMDFGLHALLWLLIRTTGAKSVLKRVVPKAIITGVVVADDNERILTMNHHWFRHVEMELLIPPDRIHEAVDLVRALLEIAAGERRADPAIPGSKRIEGIWTHHYPIFFRRVLNDDTMISMSAPLAAEQWWYSLSLFSYSPELENFAAMVNLIARTLARELGARPHWGKFHRLEAVDLRGLYPRYDEFVETARRFDPSGRFANDYLSGTLGL; this is translated from the coding sequence ATGGCCAGCTCTCCCGTCTGGAACTTCGGAAGAAATGTCGCGTTCATTCCGGCTTCCGTCGAGGTGCCGGTCGATGAAGCCCAGCTTGTCGACCTGCTCGCAAACAATCGCGACCGGCCGTTCCGGGTGCTCGGATCGCTGCACTCCTGGAACCGGATTGTCGAAACGAAAGGGCTCGCGCTCGATCTGAGCCGGTTCGACGACGTTCGCGTCGAGAGCAGAGGTGATCGTTCTGTTGCTCACGCCGGCGCCGGATGTACCATCGAGAACCTCCTCCGCGCACTCGATTCGGCGGGGCTGACTCTTCCGACAATCGGAGCGGTCAAGCGGCAGACGATCGCCGGCGCCATCGCAACGGGAACCCACGGATCGGGCGCCCGAAGTCTTTCGTCGTACGTCACGGCGGTTCGGATGATCACGCTCGACCGTGAGGGTGTCCCATCGGTGAGAGTCATCGATTCGGGGTCCGGCCTCGAAGCCGTCCGCTGCAGCCTCGGGGCCCTCGGGGTGATCACCGAGGTGACGATCGAGGTCGTACCGAAATTCTCGATCGAGGAATCTCTCGAGAACGCGGAATCCCTCGACGAGATCCTGTCGTGGGAGGAGGAGTATCCGCTTCAGCAGTTCATTCTGATGCCGTGGGCATGGACCTGGACGAGCTTCCGGAGGCGCGTCGTCGAGCGCCCTTCCGGCTGGGTCAAACGTCTGTTTCGCCGGGGGGTCAACGCTCTGTTCATGGACTTCGGTCTCCACGCACTGCTCTGGCTTCTGATTCGGACGACCGGGGCGAAGAGTGTCCTGAAACGCGTGGTGCCGAAGGCGATCATCACCGGTGTGGTCGTTGCCGATGACAACGAACGCATCCTGACGATGAATCATCACTGGTTCCGGCACGTCGAGATGGAGCTCCTGATTCCGCCGGACCGCATTCACGAAGCGGTCGACCTCGTCCGAGCGCTTCTGGAGATCGCGGCAGGGGAGCGGCGCGCCGACCCGGCGATCCCCGGCTCGAAACGGATCGAAGGGATCTGGACTCATCATTACCCCATCTTCTTCCGGCGCGTTCTGAACGACGACACGATGATCTCGATGTCCGCTCCGCTCGCCGCGGAACAATGGTGGTATTCGCTGAGTCTTTTCTCGTACAGTCCGGAGCTCGAGAACTTTGCGGCGATGGTCAATCTGATCGCACGGACGCTAGCGAGGGAGCTCGGCGCACGACCGCACTGGGGAAAGTTTCATCGGCTCGAAGCGGTTGACCTCCGCGGGCTCTATCCGAGATATGACGAATTCGTCGAGACCGCGCGGCGGTTCGATCCGTCGGGGAGATTCGCCAACGATTACCTCTCCGGCACTCTCGGTTTATGA
- a CDS encoding Rdx family protein yields MPRASSLAAAIKQELGVEAKLVRGKDGIFDVSVNDELIFSKHETGRFPDESEVIASMRKLGEASG; encoded by the coding sequence CTGCCGAGAGCCTCCAGTCTGGCGGCCGCAATCAAGCAGGAGCTCGGCGTCGAAGCGAAGCTCGTCCGGGGGAAGGATGGGATCTTCGACGTCTCAGTAAACGATGAACTGATCTTTTCAAAGCATGAAACGGGTCGTTTTCCGGATGAATCGGAAGTGATCGCGTCGATGCGGAAACTCGGAGAGGCCAGCGGTTGA
- the gatC gene encoding Asp-tRNA(Asn)/Glu-tRNA(Gln) amidotransferase subunit GatC — translation MIDVEEVKRIASLAKLELNAEGLEKISGELSRILDYIDKLRELEAAEPEGHEIAAMEPRDDRVVESVLDADAIAANAPDFRNGFFVVPPVIG, via the coding sequence TTGATCGACGTCGAGGAAGTCAAGCGAATCGCCTCGCTCGCGAAGCTCGAGCTGAATGCAGAGGGGCTGGAGAAGATATCGGGCGAGCTCAGCCGGATCCTCGACTACATCGACAAGCTTCGGGAGCTCGAGGCGGCGGAGCCCGAGGGCCATGAGATCGCGGCTATGGAGCCTCGCGACGATCGTGTCGTCGAATCTGTGCTCGATGCCGATGCCATTGCCGCGAATGCCCCCGATTTTCGGAATGGCTTCTTCGTCGTTCCTCCGGTGATCGGATGA
- the gatA gene encoding Asp-tRNA(Asn)/Glu-tRNA(Gln) amidotransferase subunit GatA, producing MSSEKLTELPVRYAVRAMANGELSRADYADAFLQNAARHDSSLGSFLERDPERTVSALEKVPAGPLSGLTVAVKDNIETLGFRTTCGSRMLENYRPMRNATVIDRLLAAGAVVAGKTNLDEFAMGSSNENSAFGPCRNPWDLERVPGGSSGGSAAAVAARMAPVALGSDTGGSVRQPAALCGIVGIKPTWGRVSRSGLVAFASSLDQVGVFGKRVDDAALVLEVIAGHDPLDATSAHVAVGPYGGSSKVENLEGVTIGVIAEAVQMLEGEVKENFERSLATLRNGGAEVREVSIPMLPYSIATYYIIANAEASANLARYDGVRYGHRSDRPGTLEELYTRSRTEGFGPEVKRRIMLGTFALSSGYYDAYYGRAQRVRERIRRDVDAALAKVDALISPTTPEPAFRIGEKIDDPLSMYLNDVMTASANLSGHPAIAIPSGFTEGGLPLSLQITGPAFGEAKLFEIGGWFERATDAIRRPPLLS from the coding sequence ATGAGCTCTGAGAAGCTGACCGAGCTGCCGGTGCGCTACGCGGTTCGCGCGATGGCGAATGGGGAGCTGTCGCGAGCGGACTACGCGGATGCGTTCCTGCAGAATGCGGCGCGGCACGATTCGTCGCTCGGATCTTTTCTCGAGCGCGACCCGGAAAGGACGGTCTCCGCGCTGGAGAAGGTTCCTGCGGGGCCGCTCTCCGGTCTGACGGTCGCCGTAAAGGACAACATCGAGACGCTCGGCTTCCGTACGACGTGCGGATCGCGGATGCTCGAAAACTACCGCCCGATGCGCAATGCGACGGTGATCGATCGCCTGCTCGCGGCCGGAGCGGTCGTTGCGGGAAAGACCAACCTCGACGAATTCGCGATGGGGTCGTCGAACGAGAATTCCGCTTTCGGTCCATGCCGCAACCCGTGGGACCTCGAGCGTGTCCCTGGGGGTTCTTCGGGTGGCTCGGCGGCCGCGGTTGCGGCGAGGATGGCTCCGGTCGCGCTCGGCTCGGACACCGGCGGTTCGGTTCGGCAGCCCGCGGCGCTGTGCGGAATCGTCGGAATCAAGCCGACGTGGGGGAGGGTGAGCCGCTCGGGTCTGGTGGCCTTCGCATCGTCCCTCGACCAGGTCGGGGTCTTCGGCAAGCGGGTGGACGACGCCGCGCTGGTACTCGAGGTCATCGCGGGACACGATCCTCTCGATGCGACGAGCGCGCACGTCGCTGTCGGTCCGTATGGTGGATCCTCGAAGGTCGAAAATCTCGAAGGCGTCACGATCGGCGTCATCGCGGAAGCCGTTCAGATGCTCGAGGGCGAAGTGAAGGAGAACTTCGAGCGCTCCCTGGCGACTCTCAGGAACGGCGGCGCCGAGGTCCGAGAGGTGAGCATTCCGATGCTGCCGTACTCGATCGCAACCTACTACATCATCGCGAACGCCGAAGCGAGCGCCAACCTCGCGCGCTACGACGGAGTCCGGTACGGCCACCGCTCGGACCGGCCCGGCACGCTCGAGGAGTTGTATACGCGGTCGCGAACCGAAGGGTTCGGCCCTGAGGTCAAGCGACGGATCATGCTGGGAACCTTCGCGCTTTCGTCGGGCTATTACGATGCGTACTACGGCCGGGCCCAGCGTGTAAGGGAGCGGATCCGGAGAGACGTCGACGCAGCGCTCGCGAAAGTCGATGCGCTCATCTCGCCGACGACACCGGAACCGGCCTTCCGGATCGGGGAGAAGATCGACGATCCGCTCTCGATGTATCTCAACGACGTGATGACGGCGTCTGCGAATCTGTCCGGTCACCCCGCGATCGCGATTCCGTCGGGTTTCACCGAAGGCGGGCTTCCGCTCTCGCTGCAGATCACCGGCCCGGCGTTCGGCGAAGCGAAGCTGTTCGAGATCGGCGGCTGGTTCGAGCGCGCCACCGACGCCATCCGGCGCCCGCCGCTTCTTTCATAG
- a CDS encoding DUF1801 domain-containing protein, producing MVGFSSYHYVYDSGREGDWMVTGFSSRKSSLTLYIMAGFGRYDELMKKLGKFKTGQSCLYIKRLDDVDQDVLCQLIIASDGQHPGLVK from the coding sequence ATCGTCGGGTTCAGCAGCTATCACTACGTCTACGACAGCGGACGCGAAGGCGACTGGATGGTGACCGGCTTTTCCTCGAGAAAATCCAGTCTCACCCTCTACATCATGGCCGGCTTCGGCCGATACGACGAGCTGATGAAGAAGCTGGGCAAGTTCAAGACCGGACAGTCCTGCCTTTACATCAAGCGTCTCGACGACGTCGATCAGGATGTCCTCTGCCAGCTCATCATCGCATCCGATGGACAGCACCCCGGCCTGGTGAAATGA
- a CDS encoding DoxX family protein — MAENGVPILRVSLGVIFLWFGVLKFFPGLSPAESLAAKTISVMTAGLVYPAVSLPVLAAWECAIGLGLIFGVALRLTIFLLLAQMLGTVTPLFFFPSETFRLIPFVPTLEGQYIIKNVVLISAALVIGATVRGGRMHEEPDDEPPILKTKSGQSTS, encoded by the coding sequence ATGGCGGAAAACGGGGTTCCGATCCTGAGGGTGAGTCTGGGAGTGATCTTCCTCTGGTTCGGCGTTCTGAAATTCTTCCCCGGACTGAGTCCGGCCGAGAGCCTTGCGGCGAAGACCATCTCGGTCATGACCGCGGGATTGGTCTACCCCGCCGTCTCGCTCCCCGTGCTGGCCGCCTGGGAATGTGCCATCGGTCTCGGGTTGATCTTCGGTGTGGCGCTCCGGCTGACGATCTTTCTCCTGCTGGCGCAGATGCTGGGGACCGTGACGCCGCTCTTCTTTTTCCCCTCCGAGACGTTCCGGCTGATCCCGTTCGTGCCGACGTTGGAAGGACAGTACATCATCAAGAACGTCGTGCTCATCAGCGCGGCGCTGGTGATCGGGGCAACGGTACGAGGCGGACGGATGCACGAGGAACCGGACGACGAGCCTCCGATCCTGAAAACGAAGTCCGGTCAGTCGACGAGCTGA
- a CDS encoding protein kinase: MAIGGHQQPMYPASPGTNSCSSCGSINLGGQQSCSMCGSELPKWVAGLAPGSLIGEKYEVISLLGVGGMGEVYKVRHKTLEIIRCVKLMKKSLMEDESFRSRFIREARIATRLQHPNFAIVHEFDVAHDGSYYLVSEFIDGITIRQWSKRHGRFPLDLTLHLAIQVLFGLRHVHGKGLLHRDISADNIMLTLDHDERPVAKIIDLGIAKVLEGPADLTQATQVGVFVGNPKYASPEQLGMLNEDETIDERADLYCLAVVLYEMLAGVPPFTSHNPQGYAVKHLTEPAPRITDLDRSLQVPEKLEDVLLKGLAKRRDQRYQSAKEFSQALRPFLKNLEIDLDVYGEQIAADLPSHQEEVLLREVTPLPSTHRGEGGVPQARTARQRPEEEAWEEADELGTAEAYADYLRSYPAGRHVAQARSRVEELRILTRLASLEESYDVEELKRIAATHSRHSHIGRMARETLERVEQAVTEQRRAEEEAWKQAAAEGTETSWNRYIESYPGSARLDAARQNRDESRSFMLARQIDTEDMWRSYLGSWPGGAHAPEAQKRLDALVRAREEEERAWSLAEEEGTADVWTAFINSYPHSDRLQEAQERIAEAEAFEEANRHDSEKAWRAYLSRWPEGPHASRATERVEALYAERVDRRFAEAIETDTVEGFRKFAEEFPESERAAEAAELAGELEAWKQAASSGSEPALKEYLNHWPRGRHAGTAEARLGEIRDHMSWDAACSSRSPQSFELYLQEFPDGIHSATARTNLEEARAWEAVVDGIEGLRSFLESYPSGMFADAATQRLRELEHAEAEELKRIHELESAGRIDDLKERVAAEGSAAVLAAARDALARLEADFERREREAWEAAQRNTTAAAWDHYLREFSGSGREAEAREFYREAAAFEEAQSADRLQQWRAFLAQWPKGPHATEARNARAALEEKARESSPSDQTQTVVQTLPVAEPAPEDVQTVVEPHPATDGSDQVQTVVQASLDRKAEARPTVPAVTGERQFSLTQPASARTSQPTQAVPGLESSRTEQVPLPRSPADITLGDRSAFPLKPAAIGVVALLFVIAIGIALWQLTSQDEIATPPQDPVVATTGPNLVIDALPWANVLAVTDAAGNNYLESADTTPLSLSVPPGTYRIRMSSPGGDGEITREIEVGEQGARTVVEEFEPPTAEEYFESFGRQ; the protein is encoded by the coding sequence ATGGCGATCGGCGGACACCAGCAACCGATGTATCCGGCAAGTCCGGGAACGAATTCATGCTCGAGCTGTGGCTCGATCAACCTAGGCGGACAGCAATCGTGCAGCATGTGCGGCTCCGAGCTTCCGAAGTGGGTCGCGGGCCTCGCGCCCGGCAGCCTCATCGGAGAGAAGTACGAGGTCATCAGCCTCCTCGGAGTCGGTGGTATGGGCGAGGTCTACAAGGTTCGCCATAAGACCCTCGAGATCATCCGCTGCGTCAAGCTGATGAAGAAGTCGCTGATGGAGGATGAGTCGTTCCGCAGCCGGTTCATCCGAGAAGCACGGATCGCGACACGGCTCCAGCATCCCAACTTCGCGATCGTTCACGAGTTCGACGTCGCACATGACGGATCGTACTATCTCGTCTCCGAATTCATCGACGGCATCACGATCAGGCAGTGGAGCAAGCGCCACGGGCGCTTTCCTCTCGATCTGACACTCCACCTCGCGATTCAGGTGCTGTTCGGGTTGCGCCATGTCCATGGCAAGGGCCTCCTTCACAGAGACATCTCCGCTGACAACATCATGCTGACTCTGGATCATGACGAGCGACCCGTTGCAAAGATCATCGATCTCGGTATCGCGAAAGTACTGGAAGGGCCGGCCGACCTCACACAGGCGACGCAGGTCGGTGTGTTCGTGGGAAATCCGAAGTACGCATCTCCCGAGCAACTCGGAATGCTCAATGAAGACGAGACGATCGACGAGAGGGCCGACCTCTACTGTCTCGCGGTCGTGCTCTACGAGATGCTGGCCGGTGTTCCGCCGTTCACGAGTCACAATCCGCAGGGATATGCCGTGAAACACCTCACTGAGCCGGCACCTCGGATCACGGATCTCGACCGTTCGCTGCAAGTTCCTGAAAAGCTGGAAGACGTCCTGCTCAAAGGGCTCGCGAAGCGCCGGGATCAGCGGTATCAATCGGCAAAAGAGTTTTCGCAGGCTCTGCGCCCCTTTTTGAAAAATCTCGAAATCGATCTGGACGTTTACGGAGAGCAGATCGCCGCCGATCTTCCCTCGCATCAGGAAGAAGTGCTCCTGAGAGAAGTGACGCCGCTACCCTCGACCCATCGAGGTGAGGGCGGCGTCCCTCAGGCCCGAACGGCTCGTCAGAGGCCGGAGGAGGAAGCCTGGGAAGAAGCAGACGAGCTCGGCACGGCCGAAGCTTATGCAGACTATCTAAGATCCTATCCCGCAGGACGTCATGTCGCGCAAGCGAGGAGCCGGGTCGAAGAGCTTCGCATTCTGACGCGGCTCGCATCACTCGAGGAATCGTATGACGTCGAGGAGCTGAAAAGAATTGCCGCCACCCACTCGCGGCACTCGCACATCGGAAGGATGGCGCGTGAAACGCTGGAGCGGGTCGAACAGGCGGTCACAGAGCAACGTCGAGCAGAAGAAGAAGCATGGAAGCAGGCAGCAGCCGAGGGAACCGAAACGTCGTGGAATCGGTACATCGAGTCGTATCCCGGCTCGGCCAGACTCGACGCTGCGCGGCAAAACCGCGACGAATCCCGCTCGTTCATGCTGGCGCGGCAAATCGACACCGAAGACATGTGGCGGTCATACCTCGGTTCATGGCCGGGAGGTGCACACGCACCCGAGGCCCAGAAGCGACTCGATGCACTCGTTCGCGCGAGAGAAGAGGAGGAGAGGGCGTGGTCGCTGGCGGAAGAAGAGGGTACGGCAGACGTCTGGACCGCATTCATCAATTCGTATCCTCATTCCGACCGGCTTCAGGAAGCGCAGGAGCGGATCGCCGAAGCCGAAGCGTTCGAAGAGGCGAACCGGCACGACAGTGAGAAGGCGTGGCGGGCATATCTGTCCCGGTGGCCGGAAGGCCCGCACGCATCACGGGCCACCGAGCGAGTTGAAGCTCTGTACGCCGAACGGGTCGACCGGCGCTTCGCCGAGGCGATCGAGACCGACACGGTGGAAGGATTCCGAAAATTCGCTGAAGAGTTTCCCGAGTCGGAACGGGCCGCCGAAGCTGCCGAGCTCGCCGGAGAGCTCGAAGCGTGGAAGCAGGCAGCATCGTCCGGCTCCGAGCCGGCACTGAAGGAGTATCTGAACCATTGGCCGCGTGGACGGCACGCTGGAACCGCGGAGGCACGTCTCGGTGAGATCCGCGATCACATGTCGTGGGATGCGGCATGCAGCAGCCGATCTCCCCAAAGTTTCGAGTTGTATCTCCAGGAGTTTCCGGATGGCATCCACAGTGCGACTGCCCGAACGAATCTGGAGGAGGCTCGTGCGTGGGAAGCGGTCGTCGATGGCATCGAAGGTTTACGCTCCTTCCTCGAGTCGTACCCGAGCGGCATGTTCGCCGACGCGGCGACGCAGCGCCTGCGAGAGCTCGAGCATGCGGAAGCGGAAGAGCTGAAGCGGATTCATGAGCTCGAGTCGGCGGGCAGGATCGACGATCTGAAAGAGCGGGTCGCCGCCGAGGGGAGCGCTGCGGTGCTTGCCGCTGCTCGCGATGCGCTCGCGCGCCTCGAGGCCGATTTCGAGCGCAGGGAACGGGAAGCATGGGAGGCGGCGCAGCGGAACACCACCGCAGCAGCGTGGGATCATTACCTGCGAGAGTTTTCCGGCTCCGGCCGCGAGGCAGAGGCCAGGGAGTTTTACCGGGAAGCAGCCGCATTCGAAGAAGCACAGAGCGCAGATCGACTGCAGCAATGGCGTGCTTTCCTCGCACAGTGGCCGAAGGGCCCGCACGCGACAGAGGCGCGAAACGCGCGAGCGGCTCTCGAAGAGAAGGCGCGCGAATCGTCTCCATCCGATCAGACGCAGACCGTCGTGCAGACATTGCCGGTTGCCGAACCGGCGCCGGAAGACGTACAGACGGTGGTAGAGCCTCATCCCGCAACGGACGGGTCGGATCAGGTTCAGACGGTGGTACAGGCATCGCTCGATCGAAAAGCGGAGGCGCGACCTACAGTTCCGGCGGTCACGGGCGAGAGACAGTTCTCGCTCACGCAGCCGGCTTCAGCTCGCACGTCGCAACCGACCCAGGCAGTTCCAGGCCTTGAAAGCAGCAGGACCGAGCAGGTGCCTCTCCCGAGATCGCCTGCGGACATCACCCTGGGAGATCGCTCCGCATTTCCTCTGAAACCCGCCGCGATCGGAGTCGTCGCCCTTCTCTTCGTGATTGCGATCGGGATCGCATTGTGGCAGCTCACCTCTCAGGACGAGATCGCGACTCCGCCGCAGGATCCGGTGGTCGCGACTACGGGCCCGAACCTCGTGATCGACGCGCTACCGTGGGCGAACGTGCTGGCAGTGACCGACGCTGCCGGGAACAACTACCTCGAATCCGCGGACACGACGCCGCTTTCACTGAGCGTTCCCCCCGGGACCTATCGGATTCGAATGAGCAGCCCGGGTGGTGATGGAGAGATCACTCGCGAGATCGAGGTCGGTGAACAGGGAGCGAGGACCGTCGTGGAAGAATTTGAGCCGCCCACTGCCGAGGAGTATTTCGAAAGTTTCGGCCGGCAGTAA